One stretch of Serinicoccus hydrothermalis DNA includes these proteins:
- the uvrC gene encoding excinuclease ABC subunit UvrC — protein MADPQSYRPRPGEIPTDPGVYRFRDQHGRVIYVGKARSLRSRLTSYFQDLSALHPRTRQMVTTGARVDWTVVRNEVEALQLEYSWIKEFDPRFNVKYRDDKSYPYLAVTMGEEFPRAQVMRGKKRTGTRYFGPYTHAWAIRETLDTLLRVFPVRTCSAGVFRRAGQVGRPCLLGYIDKCSAPCVGRVDPEEHRRIAEDFCAFMAGDSARFVKDLEERMRRASAELDFETAARLRDDVGALRRALERSAVVLPDATDADVYALADDELEVAVQVFHVRGGRIRGQRGWVSEKGAEDLPDIVEHLLQQVYGGERGDEVPREVLVPVLPSGDADVAAWLGGLRGSRVSVRVPRRGDKRTLMETVTRNAEQALARHKVARSGDLTLRSQALQELQEVLELDDAPLRIESFDISHVQGSDVVGSMVVFEDGLPRKGEYRRFIVRQGTGDDTAAMHEVLTRRFRHLSHAPAPGADEDGRPARFAYPPNLVVVDGGLPQVRAAQAALSEVGVTDVTVVGLAKRLEEVWSADNIDGFPVVLPRTSEALYLLQRVRDEAHRFANTFHRQRRSRSMTTSALDGIPGLGPARQQALLRHLGSVKAVRAATVEELQEVPGVGPSLAAVVHERLAGDNLTPAVNLSTGEVLE, from the coding sequence GTGGCTGACCCGCAGTCCTACCGGCCCCGTCCCGGGGAGATCCCGACCGACCCGGGGGTCTACCGGTTCCGGGACCAGCACGGGCGGGTCATCTACGTGGGCAAGGCCAGGTCCCTACGCTCCCGGCTGACCTCCTACTTCCAGGACCTCTCGGCCCTGCACCCCCGCACCCGGCAGATGGTGACCACGGGGGCCCGCGTCGACTGGACCGTCGTGCGCAACGAGGTGGAGGCGCTGCAGCTGGAGTACTCCTGGATCAAGGAGTTCGACCCGCGCTTCAACGTCAAGTACCGCGACGACAAGTCCTACCCGTACCTCGCCGTGACCATGGGCGAGGAGTTCCCCCGGGCCCAGGTCATGCGCGGCAAGAAGCGCACCGGCACCCGCTACTTCGGCCCCTACACGCACGCCTGGGCCATCCGGGAGACGCTGGACACGTTGCTGCGGGTCTTCCCGGTGCGCACCTGCTCGGCCGGCGTCTTCCGCCGCGCCGGCCAGGTGGGGCGGCCCTGCCTGCTCGGCTACATCGACAAGTGCTCCGCCCCGTGCGTCGGGCGGGTGGACCCCGAGGAGCACCGGCGCATCGCCGAGGACTTCTGCGCCTTCATGGCCGGGGACAGCGCGAGGTTCGTCAAGGACCTGGAGGAGCGCATGCGGCGCGCGTCCGCCGAGCTGGACTTCGAGACCGCGGCCCGGCTCCGCGACGACGTCGGCGCCCTGCGCCGCGCCCTGGAGCGCTCCGCGGTCGTGCTCCCGGACGCCACCGACGCCGACGTGTATGCCCTCGCCGACGACGAGCTCGAGGTCGCGGTCCAGGTGTTCCACGTCCGCGGCGGCCGGATCCGGGGTCAGCGCGGGTGGGTCAGCGAGAAGGGCGCCGAGGACCTGCCGGACATCGTCGAGCACCTGCTGCAGCAGGTCTACGGCGGCGAGCGGGGGGACGAGGTGCCCCGCGAGGTGCTCGTGCCCGTGCTGCCCAGCGGTGACGCGGACGTCGCCGCGTGGCTCGGCGGGCTGCGCGGGTCGCGGGTCTCGGTCCGGGTGCCGCGCCGGGGCGACAAGCGCACCCTCATGGAGACGGTGACCCGCAACGCCGAGCAGGCGCTGGCCCGGCACAAGGTGGCCCGCTCCGGGGACCTCACCCTGCGCTCCCAGGCCCTGCAGGAGCTGCAGGAGGTGCTGGAGCTCGACGACGCCCCGCTGCGGATCGAGTCCTTCGACATCAGCCACGTGCAGGGCAGCGACGTGGTCGGGTCCATGGTCGTCTTCGAGGACGGTCTGCCGCGCAAGGGGGAGTACCGCCGCTTCATCGTGCGCCAGGGCACGGGGGACGACACCGCGGCCATGCACGAGGTGCTGACCCGCCGCTTCCGCCACCTGTCGCACGCGCCGGCACCGGGTGCCGACGAGGACGGCCGGCCGGCGAGGTTCGCCTACCCCCCGAACCTCGTGGTCGTCGACGGAGGGCTGCCGCAGGTCCGGGCCGCGCAGGCGGCGCTGAGCGAGGTGGGCGTCACCGACGTCACCGTGGTGGGGCTGGCCAAGAGGCTGGAGGAGGTCTGGAGCGCCGACAACATCGACGGGTTCCCGGTCGTGCTGCCCCGGACCAGCGAGGCGCTCTACCTGCTCCAGCGGGTCCGCGACGAGGCGCACCGCTTCGCCAACACCTTCCACCGGCAGCGGCGGTCCCGCAGCATGACCACGAGCGCGCTGGACGGCATACCCGGCCTGGGCCCGGCACGGCAGCAGGCGCTGCTCCGCCACCTGGGCTCGGTCAAGGCGGTCCGGGCCGCCACCGTGGAGGAGCTCCAGGAGGTTCCCGGGGTCGGTCCGTCGCTGGCGGCCGTGGTGCACGAACGGCTCGCGGGCGATAACCTCACCCCGGCGGTTAACCTGAGCACCGGAGAGGTGCTCGAGTGA
- the rapZ gene encoding RNase adapter RapZ: MTARRTDLGEQPPAPPGAVGRSDVVILTGMSGAGRTTAGDVLEDRGWYVVDNLPPAMIVRLMDLTADDPQRQRVAVVADVRSRDFTSELAGALHTLGERGWRPRVVFVDSSDESLVRRFEAVRRPHPLQGEGLLLDGIRRERRMLGDIRSDADLVLDTSNYNVHELAAKIDSLLAGDADVKLRFAVMAFGFKYGIPLDADVVLDLRFLPNPYWDPELRPHTGKDAPVREFVLGQDLAQDYIRHAEQLLRTAVRGYLAEGRRYVTVAVGCTGGKHRSVATADELARRLADLQELDVQISTFHRDLGRE; the protein is encoded by the coding sequence GTGACGGCACGGCGCACCGACCTGGGCGAGCAGCCGCCGGCACCGCCCGGTGCGGTGGGCCGCTCCGACGTCGTCATCCTCACCGGGATGTCCGGGGCGGGACGGACGACCGCCGGGGACGTGCTGGAGGACCGCGGCTGGTACGTCGTGGACAACCTCCCGCCGGCCATGATCGTGCGGCTCATGGACCTCACCGCGGACGACCCGCAGCGGCAGCGGGTGGCGGTCGTCGCCGACGTCCGCAGCCGCGACTTCACCAGCGAGCTCGCGGGGGCGCTGCACACCCTGGGGGAGCGGGGCTGGCGGCCGCGGGTCGTCTTCGTCGACTCCTCGGACGAGTCGTTGGTGCGCCGCTTCGAGGCGGTCCGCCGACCGCACCCGCTGCAGGGCGAGGGGCTGCTGCTCGACGGCATCCGCCGGGAGCGCCGGATGCTCGGCGACATCCGCTCCGACGCGGACCTCGTGCTCGACACCTCCAACTACAACGTCCACGAGCTGGCGGCCAAGATCGACTCCCTGCTCGCCGGGGATGCCGACGTCAAGCTCCGCTTCGCGGTCATGGCCTTCGGCTTCAAGTACGGCATCCCGCTGGACGCCGACGTCGTCCTCGACCTGCGCTTCCTGCCCAACCCCTACTGGGACCCGGAGCTGCGCCCCCACACCGGCAAGGACGCCCCGGTCCGCGAGTTCGTCCTCGGTCAGGACCTGGCGCAGGACTACATCCGGCACGCCGAGCAGCTGCTGCGCACCGCGGTCCGGGGCTACCTCGCCGAGGGCCGGCGCTACGTCACCGTGGCCGTCGGCTGCACCGGCGGCAAGCACCGCTCCGTGGCCACGGCCGACGAGCTCGCCCGGCGGCTGGCCGACCTGCAGGAGCTGGACGTCCAGATCTCGACCTTCCACCGGGACCTGGGGCGCGAGTGA
- the gltB gene encoding glutamate synthase large subunit translates to MTETIVPTAAALRPVPGAAPDGLYDGAHEHDSCGVAFVARLDGSARHDIVAQALTALHNLDHRGAVGSEENTGDGAGILTQVPDAFLREELPFALPDPGRYAVGIVFLPGDGQADEVAAQVEEIVQTSGLSVLGWREVPVDASMIGPTALSVMPVMRQLVVGAGEERPDEEGIELERRVWLARKRIERRTTAYPVSLSTRTITYKGMLTTDQLPAYFPDLTDERYTSALAVVHSRFSTNTFPSWPLAHPYRVIAHNGEINTVKGNRNWMRARQSQLSSDLFPGDLADALPICTPDASDSATFDEVLELLSLGGRSLPHSVLMMIPESWENDDTMDPDVRAFYEYHSMLMEPWDGPANLVFTDGTQVGAVLDRNGLRPSRYWVTDDGMVVLGSESGLLPIPPEKVARKGRVAPGRMFLVDLEAGEILDDTQVKKDLAAAQPYREWLDQQLVHMDSLPTQVHVRHTHASVTRRQQIFGYTEEELRIILAPMAQAGAEPLGAMGTDTPIAALSDRPRLLFDYFVEAFAQVTNPPLDAIREEIVTSLGSSSGPEPNLLSETPQHAKQVVLPFPVIDNDQLAKLRRINVEGEHPEFAAVVVRGLYRVDGGAQSLEQRLEEICAEVDEAIAAGAFFVVLSDRHADRERAPIPSLLLTSAVHHHLVRNNTRTRVGLLVEAGDVRETHHVALLVAYGAAAVNPYLAMETVENLCSAGQLLDGLDPDVAIAQLIKALGKGVLKVMSKMGISTIASYRGAQTFEAVGLSKDVVERWFTGTTSQIDGVGLDVIAEEVRRRHAVAYPLSGIPPYHRALDIGGEYQWRREGPPHLFSPEAVFRLQHATRQGRYDVFKQYTDLVDDQAADLMTLRGLFGLQPDREPVDVDEVEPVSDIVRRFATGAMSYGSISQEAHETLAIAMNRLGGKSNTGEGGEDVERLLDPERRSAIKQVASGRFGVTSPYLVHADDIQIKMAQGAKPGEGGQLPPGKVYPWVASTRHSTPGVGLISPPPHHDIYSIEDIKQLIHDLKNANPKARIHVKLVSQIGVGTVAAGVSKAKSDVVLISGHDGGTGASPLTSLKHAGTPWELGLAETQQTLLLNGLRDRIVVQCDGQLKTGRDVLVAALLGAEEFGFATAPLVVSGCIMMRVCHLDTCPVGIATQNPELRERYTGKAEYVVTFFEFIAQQVRELLAGLGYRSLEEVIGRADLLDTSRAVDHWKADGLDLAPVLNLTQIPEGAARRCTTQQEHGLAAALDNQLIELARPALEEGTAVSGSFPITNVNRTVGTLLGHHVTVSAGPDGLPDGTIDLTLTGSAGQSLGAFLPRGITLRLVGDANDFVGKGLSGGRIVVRPPEDSPFVATDQVIAGNVICYGATAGQVNVRGLVGERFCVRNSGATAVVEGVGDHALEYMTGGMALVLGRTGRNLGAGMSGGTAVVLDLDRGRMNPLAMANGDLLLTPLAETEHLDTVRALLEEHVELTGSSVARSLLDEPDWALRLTAVTPRQYASVLRIRREAEERGDDPNGPHAWQLILEDSHG, encoded by the coding sequence ATGACAGAGACGATCGTCCCGACCGCCGCTGCTCTGCGTCCTGTGCCCGGTGCCGCCCCGGACGGGCTGTACGACGGTGCCCACGAGCACGACAGCTGCGGTGTGGCCTTCGTGGCGCGCCTGGACGGTTCGGCCCGGCACGACATCGTGGCCCAGGCCCTCACCGCCCTGCACAACCTGGACCACCGCGGTGCGGTGGGCAGCGAGGAGAACACCGGTGACGGCGCGGGCATCCTCACCCAGGTGCCGGACGCCTTCCTCCGTGAGGAGCTCCCCTTCGCGCTGCCGGACCCGGGTCGCTACGCGGTCGGCATCGTCTTCCTCCCGGGCGACGGCCAGGCGGACGAGGTCGCGGCGCAGGTCGAGGAGATCGTGCAGACCTCCGGCCTCAGCGTCCTCGGCTGGCGGGAGGTGCCGGTCGACGCGAGCATGATCGGGCCGACCGCGCTGTCGGTCATGCCGGTGATGCGTCAGCTCGTCGTCGGCGCGGGCGAGGAGCGCCCCGACGAGGAGGGGATCGAGCTGGAGCGGCGGGTCTGGCTCGCCCGCAAGCGGATCGAGCGCCGCACGACCGCCTACCCCGTGTCGCTGTCCACGCGCACGATCACCTACAAGGGCATGCTCACGACCGACCAGCTGCCCGCCTACTTCCCCGACCTCACCGACGAGCGCTACACCAGCGCGCTCGCCGTGGTGCACTCGCGCTTCTCCACCAACACCTTCCCCTCGTGGCCGCTCGCCCACCCCTACCGGGTCATCGCGCACAACGGCGAGATCAACACGGTCAAGGGCAACCGCAACTGGATGCGCGCCCGGCAGTCCCAGCTCAGCAGCGATCTCTTCCCGGGGGACCTCGCGGACGCCCTGCCCATCTGCACGCCGGACGCCAGCGACTCGGCGACCTTCGACGAGGTCCTGGAGCTCCTGAGCCTCGGGGGCAGGTCCCTGCCCCACTCCGTGCTCATGATGATCCCGGAGTCGTGGGAGAACGACGACACCATGGACCCCGACGTCCGGGCGTTCTACGAGTACCACTCGATGCTCATGGAGCCCTGGGACGGCCCGGCCAACCTCGTCTTCACCGACGGCACGCAGGTCGGGGCCGTCCTGGACCGCAACGGTCTGCGTCCCTCCCGCTACTGGGTCACCGACGACGGCATGGTGGTCCTCGGCTCGGAGTCCGGGCTGCTGCCCATCCCCCCGGAGAAGGTGGCCCGCAAGGGACGGGTCGCCCCGGGGCGCATGTTCCTCGTCGACCTGGAGGCCGGGGAGATCCTCGACGACACCCAGGTGAAGAAGGACCTCGCCGCGGCACAGCCGTACCGGGAGTGGCTCGACCAGCAGCTGGTCCACATGGACTCGCTCCCCACCCAGGTCCACGTCCGCCACACCCACGCCTCGGTGACCCGCCGGCAGCAGATCTTCGGCTACACGGAGGAGGAGCTGCGGATCATCCTCGCCCCGATGGCGCAGGCGGGGGCCGAGCCGCTCGGCGCCATGGGGACCGACACCCCGATCGCGGCCCTGTCCGACCGGCCGCGCCTGCTGTTCGACTACTTCGTCGAGGCCTTCGCCCAGGTGACCAACCCGCCGCTGGACGCGATCCGCGAGGAGATCGTCACCTCGCTGGGCAGCTCGAGCGGGCCCGAGCCCAACCTGCTCTCCGAGACCCCCCAGCACGCCAAGCAGGTCGTCCTGCCCTTCCCCGTCATCGACAACGACCAGCTCGCCAAGCTGCGACGGATCAACGTCGAGGGTGAGCACCCGGAGTTCGCGGCCGTGGTCGTCCGCGGCCTGTACCGGGTCGACGGCGGGGCCCAGTCCCTGGAGCAGCGGCTGGAGGAGATCTGCGCGGAGGTGGACGAGGCCATCGCCGCCGGGGCCTTCTTCGTCGTCCTCTCCGACCGCCACGCCGACCGGGAGCGCGCGCCCATCCCCTCGCTGCTCCTCACCAGCGCCGTCCACCACCACCTGGTGCGCAACAACACCAGGACCAGGGTGGGGCTGCTCGTCGAGGCGGGCGACGTCCGCGAGACGCACCACGTGGCCCTGCTGGTGGCCTACGGCGCCGCCGCGGTCAACCCCTACCTGGCCATGGAGACGGTCGAGAACCTCTGCTCCGCCGGCCAGCTGCTGGACGGGCTGGACCCGGACGTGGCCATCGCGCAGCTCATCAAGGCGCTGGGCAAGGGTGTCCTCAAGGTCATGTCCAAGATGGGCATCTCGACCATCGCGTCCTACCGCGGGGCGCAGACCTTCGAGGCCGTCGGGCTGTCGAAGGACGTGGTCGAGCGCTGGTTCACCGGCACGACCAGCCAGATCGACGGCGTCGGCCTGGACGTCATCGCCGAGGAGGTCCGGCGCCGGCACGCGGTGGCCTACCCGCTCTCCGGCATCCCGCCCTACCACCGGGCGCTGGACATCGGCGGCGAGTACCAGTGGCGCCGGGAGGGTCCCCCGCACCTCTTCAGCCCGGAGGCGGTCTTCCGCCTCCAGCACGCCACCCGGCAGGGTCGCTACGACGTCTTCAAGCAGTACACCGACCTCGTGGACGACCAGGCCGCCGACCTCATGACCCTGCGCGGGCTGTTCGGGCTGCAGCCGGACCGCGAGCCCGTCGACGTCGACGAGGTGGAGCCGGTCAGCGACATCGTCCGGCGGTTCGCCACCGGCGCGATGAGCTACGGCTCGATCTCGCAGGAGGCGCACGAGACCCTCGCGATCGCGATGAACCGGCTGGGCGGCAAGTCCAACACCGGCGAGGGCGGCGAGGACGTCGAGCGGCTGCTCGACCCGGAGCGACGCTCCGCCATCAAGCAGGTCGCCTCCGGACGCTTCGGGGTCACGTCCCCCTACCTCGTGCACGCCGACGACATCCAGATCAAGATGGCCCAGGGGGCCAAGCCGGGCGAGGGCGGCCAGCTCCCCCCGGGCAAGGTCTACCCCTGGGTGGCGAGCACCCGGCACTCGACGCCCGGCGTCGGCCTCATCTCACCGCCGCCGCACCACGACATCTACTCGATCGAGGACATCAAGCAGCTCATCCACGACCTCAAGAACGCCAACCCGAAGGCGCGCATCCACGTCAAGCTGGTCAGCCAGATCGGCGTCGGGACGGTCGCGGCGGGCGTGTCCAAGGCGAAGTCGGACGTCGTGCTCATCTCGGGCCACGACGGCGGCACCGGGGCGAGCCCGCTCACCTCGCTCAAGCACGCCGGCACCCCGTGGGAGCTGGGCCTGGCCGAGACGCAGCAGACGCTGCTGCTCAACGGCCTGCGAGACCGGATCGTCGTGCAGTGCGACGGGCAGCTCAAGACCGGTCGGGACGTCCTCGTCGCGGCCCTGCTCGGGGCCGAGGAGTTCGGCTTCGCGACCGCCCCGCTCGTGGTGTCCGGCTGCATCATGATGCGGGTGTGCCACCTCGACACCTGCCCGGTCGGGATCGCGACCCAGAACCCCGAGCTGCGCGAGCGCTACACCGGCAAGGCCGAGTACGTCGTCACCTTCTTCGAGTTCATCGCCCAGCAGGTCCGTGAGCTGCTCGCCGGGCTGGGCTACCGCAGCCTCGAGGAGGTCATCGGCCGTGCCGACCTGCTCGACACCTCCCGCGCGGTGGACCACTGGAAGGCCGACGGGCTCGACCTGGCACCGGTGCTCAACCTCACCCAGATCCCGGAGGGTGCCGCGCGCCGCTGCACGACCCAGCAGGAGCACGGCCTCGCCGCCGCCCTGGACAACCAGCTCATCGAGCTCGCGCGGCCCGCGCTGGAGGAGGGGACCGCCGTCTCCGGCAGCTTCCCCATCACCAACGTCAACCGGACCGTCGGCACGCTGCTGGGTCATCACGTGACCGTCAGCGCCGGGCCGGACGGACTGCCCGACGGCACGATCGACCTCACCCTCACCGGCTCGGCCGGTCAGTCGCTCGGGGCCTTCCTGCCCCGCGGCATCACCCTGCGCCTGGTCGGTGACGCGAACGACTTCGTCGGCAAGGGTCTGTCCGGCGGGCGCATCGTGGTCCGGCCCCCGGAGGACTCCCCCTTCGTCGCGACCGACCAGGTCATCGCCGGCAACGTCATCTGCTACGGCGCGACGGCCGGCCAGGTCAACGTCCGAGGTCTCGTCGGCGAGCGCTTCTGCGTCCGCAACTCCGGCGCCACCGCGGTCGTGGAGGGCGTGGGCGACCACGCGCTGGAGTACATGACCGGCGGGATGGCCCTGGTCCTGGGACGCACCGGACGCAACCTGGGCGCCGGGATGTCCGGCGGCACCGCCGTCGTCCTGGACCTGGACCGGGGCAGGATGAACCCCCTGGCGATGGCCAACGGCGACCTGCTCCTCACCCCGCTGGCGGAGACCGAGCACCTCGACACGGTGCGGGCGCTCCTCGAGGAGCACGTGGAGCTCACCGGCAGCTCGGTCGCACGGTCCCTGCTCGACGAGCCCGACTGGGCCCTGCGCCTCACCGCCGTCACCCCCCGCCAGTACGCCAGCGTCCTGCGCATCCGCCGCGAGGCCGAGGAACGCGGCGACGACCCCAACGGCCCCCACGCCTGGCAGCTCATCCTGGAGGACTCTCATGGCTGA
- a CDS encoding Rieske (2Fe-2S) protein, whose protein sequence is MSSPHHPSPDPSCAGGACPGGTTRRRLLTTGGAAAAAASLAACGPGGTQEPAASGSSGSDDATTGTGTAAAGETRVPLADVPVGGSTYLDAEQLIVAQPTEGEVVAYDATCPHQGCMVSGTGEDGALVCPCHGSTFASEDGSVLSGPATTGLTTVEARVEDSDVVISG, encoded by the coding sequence ATGAGCTCACCCCACCACCCCAGCCCGGACCCCTCGTGCGCGGGCGGGGCCTGCCCCGGCGGCACGACGCGGCGTCGGCTGCTGACCACCGGTGGCGCCGCTGCGGCGGCCGCCTCGCTCGCGGCCTGCGGCCCGGGCGGCACGCAGGAACCTGCCGCCTCCGGGTCGTCCGGCAGCGACGACGCCACGACGGGCACGGGGACGGCTGCGGCGGGGGAGACGAGGGTCCCGCTCGCCGACGTCCCGGTCGGCGGCAGCACCTACCTCGACGCGGAACAGCTCATCGTGGCCCAGCCCACCGAGGGCGAGGTGGTCGCCTACGACGCCACCTGCCCGCACCAGGGGTGCATGGTCTCCGGCACCGGGGAGGACGGCGCACTCGTGTGCCCCTGCCACGGCAGCACCTTCGCCAGCGAGGACGGCTCCGTGCTCTCGGGGCCGGCCACCACCGGCCTCACCACCGTCGAGGCACGGGTGGAGGACTCGGACGTCGTGATCAGTGGCTGA
- the uvrA gene encoding excinuclease ABC subunit UvrA, protein MGVVPSSPPSSAVSRARHDRLVVQGAREHNLRDVSVDIPRDALIVFTGLSGSGKSSLAFDTIFAEGQRRYVESLSAYARMFLGQMDKPDVDFIEGLSPAVSIDQKSTNRNPRSTVGTITEVYDYLRLLYARVGRPHCPVCGEPVERQTPQQVVDRLLQLPPGVRYQLLAPVVRGRKGEFVDLFAELQAKGFARARVDGELVSLSDPPTLEKQRKHSIEVVVDRLVSKVGEATEGSATPPVDRAYARRLTDSVETALSLAGGIMVAEFVDAPATPGEKAGSGREAPVDESGEPLPRERRFSERMACPNDHPLSIDEVEPRSFSFNSPFGACPECTGIGVELEVDPELVVREDLSILGGALVPWSTASGLSDYFLRVLGGLSDDLDFRLDVPWKQLPGRARDAILQGYKHKVHVRYRNRFGRERSYSTGFEGVLPYVKRKHAETESESSRERYEGFMREVPCPACKGARLKPEILAVLVGGRSIAEVCALPIDQCAEFLASVDYTEREAAIAGQVSREIDARLGFLLDVGLDYLSLDRPAGTLSGGEAQRIRLATQIGSGLVGVLYVLDEPSIGLHQRDNRRLIETLTRLRDLGNTLIVVEHDEDTIATADWVVDIGPGAGEHGGHVVHSGQVKDLLTHPTSLTGQYLSGRKAIETPPQRRPQDGRAVTVRGAREHNLQQIDVAFPLGNLVAVTGVSGSGKSTLVNDILYRVMANQLNGARHVPGRHRKVEGLDQLDKVVHVDQSPIGRTPRSNPATYTGLFDHIRKLFATTTEAKVRGYQPGRFSFNVKGGRCEACSGDGTLKIEMNFLPDVYVPCEVCHGRRYNRETLEVHFKGRTIADVLDMPIEEAAEFFSAVPVIARHLTTLVQVGLGYVRLGQPATTLSGGEAQRVKLAAELQKRSTGRTIYVLDEPTTGLHFEDIRRLLGVLQGLVDKGNTVLVIEHNLDVIKSADWVLDLGPEGGRGGGRVVAEGTPEQVARVEASHTGRFLAPVLGLDRRSTA, encoded by the coding sequence GTGGGGGTCGTGCCATCCTCGCCTCCTTCGTCCGCCGTGTCACGCGCCCGGCACGACCGTCTGGTCGTCCAGGGTGCGCGTGAGCACAACCTGCGCGACGTCTCGGTCGACATCCCCCGGGACGCCCTCATCGTCTTCACCGGGCTCTCCGGCTCCGGCAAGTCTTCCCTGGCCTTCGACACCATCTTCGCCGAGGGCCAGCGGCGCTACGTCGAGTCGCTGTCCGCCTACGCCCGCATGTTCCTGGGGCAGATGGACAAGCCGGACGTCGACTTCATCGAGGGGCTGTCGCCCGCGGTCTCCATCGACCAGAAGTCGACCAACCGCAACCCCCGGTCGACCGTGGGCACCATCACCGAGGTCTACGACTACCTGCGGCTGCTGTATGCCCGGGTGGGCCGACCCCACTGCCCGGTCTGCGGCGAACCGGTGGAGCGGCAGACCCCGCAGCAGGTCGTGGACCGGCTGCTCCAGCTGCCCCCGGGGGTGCGCTACCAGCTGCTGGCCCCGGTGGTGCGCGGCCGCAAGGGCGAGTTCGTCGACCTCTTCGCCGAGCTCCAGGCCAAGGGCTTCGCCCGGGCGCGGGTGGACGGCGAGCTCGTCTCCCTCAGCGACCCCCCGACCCTGGAGAAGCAGCGCAAGCACAGCATCGAGGTCGTCGTCGACCGGCTCGTGAGCAAGGTGGGCGAGGCGACCGAGGGGTCGGCCACCCCGCCGGTGGACCGGGCCTACGCCCGGCGGCTCACCGACTCGGTCGAGACCGCCCTCTCGCTCGCCGGCGGCATCATGGTGGCCGAGTTCGTCGACGCCCCCGCCACCCCGGGAGAGAAGGCCGGCTCAGGGCGGGAGGCGCCCGTGGACGAGTCCGGCGAGCCGCTGCCCCGGGAGCGGCGCTTCTCCGAGCGGATGGCCTGCCCCAACGACCACCCGCTGTCGATCGACGAGGTCGAGCCGCGCTCGTTCTCCTTCAACAGCCCCTTCGGCGCCTGCCCGGAGTGCACCGGCATCGGGGTGGAGCTCGAGGTGGACCCCGAGCTCGTCGTCCGCGAGGACCTCAGCATCCTCGGCGGCGCGCTGGTGCCCTGGTCGACGGCCTCGGGCCTGAGCGACTACTTCCTCCGGGTGCTCGGGGGTCTGTCCGACGACCTCGACTTCCGCCTCGACGTGCCGTGGAAGCAGCTGCCCGGTCGGGCGCGGGACGCGATCCTGCAGGGCTACAAGCACAAGGTGCACGTCCGCTACCGCAACCGCTTCGGTCGCGAGCGCAGCTACTCCACCGGGTTCGAGGGCGTGCTGCCCTACGTCAAGCGCAAGCACGCCGAGACCGAGTCCGAGAGCAGCAGGGAGCGCTACGAGGGCTTCATGCGCGAGGTCCCGTGCCCCGCTTGCAAGGGCGCCCGGCTCAAGCCGGAGATCCTGGCCGTCCTCGTGGGGGGTCGCAGCATCGCCGAGGTGTGCGCCCTGCCCATCGACCAGTGCGCCGAGTTCCTCGCCTCCGTCGACTACACGGAGCGGGAGGCCGCCATCGCCGGGCAGGTGAGCCGCGAGATCGACGCCCGCCTCGGCTTCCTGCTCGACGTGGGTCTGGACTACCTCTCGCTCGACCGCCCGGCGGGGACCCTCTCCGGTGGCGAGGCCCAGCGCATCCGGCTCGCGACCCAGATCGGCTCGGGCCTGGTCGGCGTGCTCTACGTCCTGGACGAGCCCAGCATCGGCCTGCACCAGCGGGACAACCGGCGCCTCATCGAGACGCTCACCCGGCTGCGCGACCTCGGCAACACACTCATCGTGGTGGAGCACGACGAGGACACCATCGCCACCGCGGACTGGGTCGTCGACATCGGTCCCGGTGCGGGCGAGCACGGCGGCCACGTGGTCCACAGCGGCCAGGTGAAGGACCTCCTGACGCATCCCACCTCCCTCACCGGGCAGTACCTCTCGGGCCGCAAGGCCATCGAGACGCCGCCGCAGCGACGCCCGCAGGACGGTCGCGCCGTCACGGTCCGCGGGGCGCGCGAGCACAACCTGCAGCAGATCGACGTCGCCTTCCCGCTCGGCAACCTCGTCGCGGTCACCGGGGTCAGCGGCTCGGGCAAGTCCACGCTGGTCAACGACATCCTGTACCGCGTCATGGCCAACCAGCTCAACGGTGCCCGTCACGTCCCGGGTCGGCACCGCAAGGTGGAGGGCCTGGACCAGCTGGACAAGGTGGTGCACGTCGACCAGAGCCCCATCGGCCGGACGCCGCGGAGCAACCCGGCCACCTACACCGGGCTCTTCGACCACATCCGCAAGCTCTTCGCGACGACGACCGAGGCGAAGGTGCGCGGCTACCAGCCCGGTCGCTTCTCCTTCAACGTGAAGGGAGGCCGCTGCGAGGCCTGCTCCGGCGACGGCACGCTCAAGATCGAGATGAACTTCCTGCCGGACGTCTACGTCCCCTGCGAGGTCTGCCACGGCCGGCGCTACAACCGGGAGACCCTCGAGGTCCACTTCAAGGGACGCACCATCGCCGACGTGCTGGACATGCCCATCGAGGAGGCGGCCGAGTTCTTCTCCGCCGTGCCGGTGATCGCCCGGCACCTGACCACCTTGGTCCAGGTGGGCCTGGGCTACGTTCGGCTCGGCCAGCCCGCGACGACCCTGTCCGGGGGAGAGGCGCAGCGGGTCAAGCTCGCCGCCGAGCTGCAGAAGCGCTCGACCGGACGCACCATCTACGTCCTGGACGAGCCCACGACCGGCCTGCACTTCGAGGACATCCGACGCCTCCTCGGGGTCCTGCAGGGCCTGGTCGACAAGGGCAACACCGTGCTCGTCATCGAGCACAACCTCGACGTCATCAAGTCGGCCGACTGGGTGCTCGACCTGGGCCCGGAGGGCGGCCGGGGCGGTGGCCGGGTGGTCGCCGAGGGTACCCCCGAGCAGGTCGCCCGGGTGGAGGCGAGCCATACTGGTCGTTTCCTCGCGCCGGTGCTCGGTCTGGATCGGAGGTCCACCGCATGA